One genomic region from Paramicrobacterium agarici encodes:
- the serS gene encoding serine--tRNA ligase produces the protein MIDPVLLRENPDLVRRSQEARGSRVDIVDEAIEADAARRRAIGVYEELRAEQNAFSKKVAQAPKDEKKALIAEVQQLAARVKEAQRAASDAEESFTATARAIENIVIDGVPSGGEDDFTLLRTEGELPTFDFAPRDHLELGEKLDAIDMARGTKVSGARFYYLKGIGARLELALMNLGLDRALEAGFTPLITPTLVKPEIMAGTGFLGEHAAEVYKLEADDLYLTGTSEVALAGYHADEIVDLSNGPLRYAGWSTCYRREAGSHGKDTRGIIRVHQFNKLEMFVYTDPAEAEAEHERLLAWQEGMLQSLGLSYRVIDTAAGDLGSSAARKYDVEAWVPTQEAYRELTSTSNCTTFQARRLDTRHRTESGKTAPVATLNGTLATTRWLVALLETHQRADGSVVIPEVLRPYLGGLEVAEPVA, from the coding sequence GTGATTGATCCGGTACTTCTGCGTGAAAACCCTGACCTCGTTCGACGCTCGCAGGAGGCGCGCGGGTCCCGAGTCGACATCGTCGACGAGGCGATCGAGGCGGATGCTGCGCGTCGACGCGCCATCGGCGTCTACGAAGAGCTGCGCGCCGAGCAGAACGCGTTCAGCAAGAAGGTCGCGCAGGCTCCGAAAGACGAGAAGAAGGCGCTGATCGCGGAGGTGCAGCAGCTGGCTGCCCGCGTGAAAGAGGCGCAGCGCGCAGCGAGTGACGCCGAAGAGTCATTCACCGCCACCGCTCGCGCGATCGAGAACATCGTCATTGACGGCGTGCCCTCGGGCGGAGAAGACGACTTCACGCTGCTGCGCACCGAGGGGGAGCTTCCGACGTTCGACTTCGCACCGCGCGACCATCTCGAGCTCGGCGAGAAGCTCGACGCCATCGACATGGCGCGCGGCACCAAGGTGTCGGGCGCCCGCTTCTACTACCTCAAGGGCATTGGCGCGCGGCTTGAACTCGCACTCATGAACCTCGGGCTCGACCGTGCGCTTGAGGCGGGCTTCACGCCCCTCATTACGCCGACGCTCGTGAAGCCGGAGATCATGGCGGGAACGGGGTTCCTGGGCGAGCACGCCGCCGAGGTGTACAAGCTCGAAGCAGACGACCTCTACCTCACGGGCACGAGCGAGGTCGCGCTCGCCGGCTACCACGCAGACGAGATCGTCGATCTCTCGAACGGGCCGCTGCGCTACGCCGGGTGGTCCACGTGCTATCGGCGCGAGGCCGGATCGCACGGCAAAGACACGCGCGGCATCATTCGTGTGCACCAATTCAACAAGCTCGAGATGTTCGTCTACACCGACCCCGCAGAGGCCGAGGCCGAGCATGAGCGGCTGCTGGCGTGGCAAGAAGGGATGCTGCAGAGCCTCGGCCTGAGCTACCGGGTCATCGATACCGCGGCCGGCGATCTCGGGTCGAGCGCCGCCCGCAAGTACGACGTCGAGGCGTGGGTGCCGACGCAAGAGGCATATCGCGAGCTGACATCGACGTCGAACTGCACGACGTTCCAGGCACGCCGGCTCGACACGCGCCACCGCACCGAGTCCGGAAAGACAGCTCCCGTGGCGACGCTCAACGGAACCCTCGCGACGACGCGGTGGCTCGTCGCGCTGCTCGAGACGCATCAGCGTGCAGACGGCTCCGTCGTGATCCCCGAGGTGCTGCGTCCCTACCTGGGCGGACTCGAGGTCGCGGAGCCCGTGGCGTGA
- the pheA gene encoding prephenate dehydratase: MPQNDAQTLRTYSYLGPRGTFTEAALAQVAEAQGQNWRSVNNVGEAFSDVANGVADGAVVALENSIDGGVSAAQDALATTPGLRIMGEYLVPVDFTVVARRGTTLDQVTHLNGHPVAYAQCRRWIEKNLPGHTHIPSTSNVAAAANLLESDVADAAIAPPTITEHYDLEVLAEHIGDNLNAVTRFVLVTTSRSIPDPTGADKTSFVAELPVDQPGALLDMLEQLSTRGVNMTMIQSRPIGDELGRYRFVIDVDGHVRDERVADALMGIHRFSPRVTFLGSYPRADKTPVRFDARYDDDVYIEARDWLRGLISGEPDAAY; encoded by the coding sequence ATGCCTCAGAACGACGCCCAGACCTTGCGCACGTACAGCTATCTTGGTCCGCGGGGAACGTTTACGGAGGCGGCGCTTGCGCAGGTCGCCGAGGCACAGGGGCAGAACTGGCGCAGCGTCAACAACGTCGGCGAGGCGTTCTCTGATGTGGCGAACGGTGTTGCTGACGGCGCTGTCGTCGCCCTTGAGAACTCGATCGACGGCGGGGTCTCTGCCGCGCAAGACGCTCTGGCCACCACGCCGGGACTGCGCATCATGGGGGAGTACCTTGTGCCCGTCGACTTCACGGTTGTCGCTCGCAGAGGCACGACTCTCGACCAGGTCACCCATCTCAACGGGCATCCGGTCGCCTACGCGCAGTGCCGTCGCTGGATCGAGAAGAACCTGCCCGGTCACACGCACATTCCGTCGACGAGCAACGTCGCGGCCGCCGCGAACCTGCTCGAGAGCGACGTCGCCGACGCCGCGATCGCACCGCCGACGATCACCGAACACTACGACCTCGAGGTGCTCGCGGAGCACATCGGCGACAACCTCAATGCCGTCACACGTTTCGTGCTCGTGACGACGTCGCGCAGCATCCCTGACCCCACCGGCGCCGACAAGACGAGCTTCGTGGCCGAGCTGCCTGTCGACCAGCCGGGTGCCCTTCTCGACATGCTCGAGCAGCTCTCGACGCGCGGTGTGAACATGACGATGATTCAGTCGCGCCCCATCGGCGATGAGCTCGGCCGCTACCGTTTCGTGATCGACGTCGACGGCCACGTTCGCGACGAGCGGGTCGCCGATGCGCTCATGGGAATTCACCGATTCAGCCCGCGCGTAACATTTCTCGGCTCGTACCCGCGCGCCGACAAAACGCCGGTGCGCTTCGACGCGCGGTACGACGACGACGTGTACATCGAGGCCCGCGATTGGCTGCGCGGCCTGATCTCGGGGGAGCCCGACGCGGCGTACTGA
- a CDS encoding LCP family protein, with product MARRAAPVARHGKLPRRNPWTTVGKFVASSLAVALVSATAVVAWAVTDVVQTVPEGVTLAGETPGQPIPDINSIEGGANVLVIGSDSREGQGDGYGQHETAKLNDVTMLLHIAEDHSNATVVSFPRDMYVPIPSCPKVDDEGNPTGEYHYAMSRQKINTSLSYGGMACTVLTVEELTGIDIQYATMVQFNGVIALSNAIGGVEVCLAQSIKDPKTDLDLPAGNVSLKGKDALQFLRTRHGVSDGSDLGRISNQQLFLSALVRDLKSAETLTDPVKLYSIAKVAATNMTFSQSLNNINTMVGLARSLADIPTDKITFVQYPNYYEGDGVAPLTSDAETLMDAIKADKNLSVTGGTGGSIPKDGETDGGTTEPPASTAPPETERPDSTEPPQDDTVELPDSIHGQNASQVTCADGNGR from the coding sequence GTGGCGCGACGAGCCGCACCCGTTGCGCGCCACGGCAAGTTGCCGAGGCGCAATCCGTGGACAACCGTCGGCAAGTTCGTGGCTTCGAGTCTCGCCGTCGCGCTCGTGAGCGCTACCGCCGTCGTCGCCTGGGCGGTCACCGATGTGGTTCAGACGGTTCCCGAAGGAGTCACGCTCGCGGGTGAGACCCCGGGGCAGCCGATTCCCGACATCAACTCGATTGAGGGCGGCGCAAACGTTCTCGTCATCGGCAGCGACAGCCGCGAGGGTCAGGGCGACGGCTACGGTCAGCACGAGACCGCCAAGCTCAACGACGTCACCATGCTGCTGCACATTGCCGAAGACCACAGCAACGCCACCGTGGTGAGCTTTCCCCGCGACATGTACGTTCCGATCCCGTCGTGCCCCAAGGTCGACGACGAGGGCAATCCGACTGGCGAGTACCACTACGCCATGAGTCGTCAGAAGATCAACACGTCGCTGTCATATGGCGGCATGGCGTGCACCGTTCTGACGGTCGAAGAGCTCACCGGCATCGACATTCAGTACGCCACGATGGTGCAGTTCAACGGCGTGATCGCACTGTCGAACGCGATCGGTGGCGTCGAAGTGTGCCTCGCGCAATCGATCAAGGACCCCAAGACCGATCTCGATCTGCCCGCGGGCAACGTGTCGCTCAAGGGCAAGGACGCGCTGCAGTTCTTGCGCACCCGCCACGGTGTGAGCGACGGATCCGACCTGGGCCGCATCAGCAACCAGCAGCTGTTTCTCTCGGCCCTCGTGCGCGATCTCAAATCGGCCGAGACGCTCACCGACCCGGTCAAGCTCTACAGCATTGCGAAAGTGGCGGCGACGAACATGACGTTCTCGCAGAGCCTCAACAACATCAACACGATGGTGGGCCTCGCGCGCTCGCTCGCAGACATTCCCACAGACAAGATCACGTTCGTGCAGTACCCGAACTACTACGAGGGCGACGGCGTTGCTCCGCTGACGTCAGATGCTGAGACGCTCATGGATGCGATCAAGGCCGACAAGAACCTCTCGGTCACGGGTGGCACGGGCGGTTCGATTCCGAAGGACGGCGAGACTGACGGTGGCACGACTGAGCCGCCCGCTTCAACAGCGCCGCCTGAGACCGAGCGCCCCGATTCGACGGAGCCCCCGCAAGACGACACCGTCGAATTGCCCGACTCGATTCACGGGCAGAACGCCTCGCAGGTCACCTGCGCAGACGGAAACGGCAGGTAG
- a CDS encoding HAD family hydrolase encodes MTPVSKLVALDVDGTVLHENGEVSPAVLDAVATASASGHMLMLATGRSWEATEPVMQQLGIASDYVVCANGAVIMKREGDDYVRHHVETFDPTEVLRLIHNHLDDGRYLVEYPDGFRRFTEGMTEWNLDGAEMVEFDELLEKPVTRVVVVSPGHDEQEFLKAVEDMGLHKVTYAIGWTAWLDIAPFGVNKSTGLEHVRSWLGVDRTNLVAVGDGRNDIEMLRWAGKHGRSVAMGQAPDEVKDAATEAVADVASDGVVTVLASL; translated from the coding sequence GTGACGCCCGTCTCCAAACTCGTCGCGCTCGACGTCGACGGAACGGTGCTGCACGAGAACGGCGAGGTGTCGCCCGCCGTGCTCGACGCCGTGGCGACAGCATCCGCCTCGGGTCACATGCTCATGCTCGCTACCGGTCGCAGCTGGGAGGCGACCGAACCGGTGATGCAGCAGCTGGGAATCGCGAGTGACTACGTTGTCTGCGCCAATGGTGCGGTGATCATGAAGCGTGAGGGCGACGACTATGTGCGCCATCACGTCGAGACGTTCGATCCCACCGAGGTTCTGCGGCTCATTCACAACCACCTCGACGACGGTCGCTACCTCGTCGAGTACCCCGATGGCTTTCGCCGATTCACCGAGGGTATGACCGAGTGGAATCTCGACGGCGCAGAGATGGTCGAGTTCGACGAGCTGCTCGAGAAGCCGGTGACACGTGTCGTCGTGGTCTCGCCAGGACACGACGAGCAGGAGTTTCTCAAGGCCGTCGAAGACATGGGGCTGCACAAGGTCACATATGCGATTGGGTGGACGGCCTGGCTCGACATCGCGCCATTCGGCGTCAACAAGTCGACGGGTCTTGAGCACGTGCGCTCGTGGCTCGGGGTCGATCGAACGAACCTGGTCGCTGTCGGAGACGGTCGCAACGACATCGAGATGCTGCGCTGGGCAGGGAAGCATGGGCGCAGCGTGGCGATGGGCCAAGCGCCAGACGAGGTGAAGGATGCTGCGACAGAAGCCGTCGCTGACGTTGCCAGCGACGGCGTGGTCACCGTGCTCGCGTCGCTGTAG
- the gdhA gene encoding NADP-specific glutamate dehydrogenase, which translates to MTNSTVNDYLSSVYETAVARNANEPEFHQALHEVLESIAPALIEHPEFIEAGILERMVEPERQVMFRVPWTDDGNRVHVNRGFRVQFNSALGPYKGGLRFHSSVNLSIIKFLGFEQIFKNALTGQGIGGGKGGSDFDPHGKSDAEVMRFCQAFMDGLYHHIGEYTDVPAGDIGVGGREIGYLFGQFRKLTNRHESGVLTGKGLGWGGAQVRTEATGYGAVFFAEEMLAVKGEGIDGRTAIVSGAGNVATYAIEKVQQLGGTAITASDSSGYIVDEDGVDVDLLKQVKEVERLRISEYAARKPSARFIEGGSVWDVKGEIALPSATQNELSLKDAETLIKNGVVAVSEGANMPTQPDAVHAFQEAGVLFGPGKAANAGGVATSALEMTQNASRERWSFDDSERRLHDIMRNVHRSAYEAAERYGHPGDYVVGANTSAFVQVASAMLAQGVI; encoded by the coding sequence GTGACGAATTCCACCGTCAATGACTACCTCAGCTCCGTTTACGAAACCGCCGTTGCGCGCAACGCCAATGAGCCCGAGTTTCACCAGGCTTTGCATGAAGTGCTCGAGTCGATCGCACCCGCACTGATCGAGCACCCGGAGTTCATCGAGGCAGGCATTCTCGAGAGAATGGTCGAGCCGGAGCGCCAGGTGATGTTCCGCGTGCCGTGGACGGACGACGGCAACCGCGTGCACGTCAACCGCGGCTTCCGCGTGCAGTTCAACTCTGCACTGGGGCCGTACAAGGGCGGGCTGCGCTTCCACTCCTCGGTGAACCTCTCGATCATCAAGTTCCTCGGCTTCGAGCAGATCTTCAAGAACGCTCTCACCGGTCAGGGCATCGGTGGCGGCAAGGGCGGCAGCGACTTCGACCCGCACGGCAAGTCCGACGCCGAGGTCATGCGCTTCTGCCAGGCGTTCATGGACGGCCTGTACCACCACATCGGCGAGTACACGGATGTTCCCGCGGGCGACATCGGCGTTGGCGGGCGGGAGATCGGTTACCTCTTCGGGCAGTTCCGCAAGCTCACGAACCGCCACGAGTCTGGTGTGCTCACGGGCAAGGGCCTCGGCTGGGGCGGCGCCCAGGTGCGCACGGAGGCCACAGGCTACGGCGCCGTGTTCTTCGCGGAAGAGATGCTCGCCGTCAAGGGCGAGGGCATCGACGGTCGCACGGCGATCGTGTCGGGCGCGGGAAACGTCGCGACCTACGCGATCGAGAAGGTGCAGCAGCTCGGCGGAACCGCGATCACCGCGTCTGACTCGTCGGGCTACATCGTCGACGAAGACGGCGTCGACGTTGATCTGCTGAAGCAGGTCAAAGAGGTCGAGCGCCTGCGCATCTCGGAGTACGCGGCGCGCAAGCCATCGGCGCGCTTCATTGAGGGCGGCTCCGTGTGGGACGTCAAGGGCGAGATCGCCCTGCCGAGCGCGACGCAGAACGAGTTGAGCCTCAAGGATGCTGAGACGCTGATCAAGAACGGTGTCGTTGCCGTGTCTGAGGGCGCGAACATGCCGACGCAGCCCGATGCGGTACACGCCTTTCAGGAGGCCGGCGTGCTGTTCGGCCCGGGCAAGGCCGCGAATGCGGGAGGTGTCGCGACGAGCGCGCTCGAGATGACGCAGAATGCTTCGCGTGAGCGCTGGTCGTTCGACGACAGCGAGCGTCGCCTGCACGACATCATGCGCAACGTGCACCGCTCGGCCTACGAAGCGGCCGAGCGCTACGGCCACCCCGGCGACTACGTCGTCGGTGCCAACACGTCTGCCTTCGTGCAGGTCGCGAGCGCGATGCTCGCGCAGGGCGTCATCTAG
- a CDS encoding FtsK/SpoIIIE domain-containing protein produces MTGYLARRVGLCSALALVLGFAVPRAAADATANWWPPFVVLGVSVAFLPSVILMCVAVPALWDALLRRTGVARYTRRHLSRADNPRRNELSYAERLRRPLIWAEGAGVSGTRRVTVTTHNQDGSTSQRDKKVPTFPRCARVFMGVHGPTGTYVVPPGTTPHQWEAERIAAQLGKASVRVEKTDARTVSVTVLTRDGLSDKELVPFRMVNLADPADPICIGVSANGVFALPVFGRHTLLLGASNSGKSSVIWSVVGQLAPSIHAGIVRLHGIDLKGGVELASGRDLFHNAAYTYDDAAEIISNLAERLDERLARMRERGLRKHEPTVAEPLEILLIDEAASLTYVAPDRKTAEVVNANLKRILSTARAAGIAVLAAMQDPRKEAFPVRDLFTQTIALRFRTKDDSVLALGSAAYEAGAHCERIPQTQAGTGYSIDGDTGKIVQFRAFWVSDETIRELARRYPGRKGEGQL; encoded by the coding sequence ATGACCGGATATCTTGCCCGGCGCGTCGGCCTTTGCTCGGCGCTTGCACTCGTCCTCGGATTTGCCGTCCCCCGTGCAGCTGCGGACGCAACCGCGAACTGGTGGCCACCATTCGTTGTGCTGGGGGTCAGCGTTGCGTTCCTCCCGTCCGTGATACTCATGTGCGTTGCCGTGCCTGCGTTGTGGGACGCGCTGCTACGTCGAACCGGTGTGGCGCGTTACACCCGCCGCCACCTGAGCCGTGCGGACAACCCTCGTCGCAACGAATTGAGCTACGCCGAGCGACTGCGGCGTCCGCTGATTTGGGCTGAGGGAGCGGGCGTCAGTGGGACCCGCCGAGTTACCGTGACCACACACAACCAGGACGGCAGTACAAGTCAACGCGACAAGAAGGTTCCGACTTTCCCGAGATGCGCGCGCGTTTTCATGGGCGTTCACGGACCCACCGGAACTTACGTTGTTCCTCCTGGCACGACGCCGCATCAGTGGGAAGCAGAGCGTATTGCCGCTCAGTTGGGCAAGGCCTCTGTGCGCGTCGAAAAGACGGATGCGCGTACGGTGAGCGTCACGGTTCTCACCCGAGACGGGCTCTCCGATAAAGAGTTGGTCCCATTCCGGATGGTCAATTTGGCAGACCCCGCCGACCCGATTTGTATCGGAGTCTCAGCGAACGGGGTGTTTGCGCTCCCAGTCTTCGGGAGACATACCTTGCTGCTCGGTGCGTCCAATTCCGGGAAGAGCTCCGTCATTTGGTCGGTTGTAGGGCAGCTCGCACCGAGCATCCACGCAGGGATAGTGCGTCTGCACGGCATCGACCTCAAAGGCGGCGTCGAGTTGGCATCCGGGCGAGATCTCTTCCACAACGCGGCATACACATACGATGATGCGGCAGAGATAATTTCAAACCTTGCAGAACGACTCGATGAACGCCTCGCGCGCATGCGGGAGCGTGGTCTGCGCAAGCATGAGCCAACCGTTGCAGAACCGCTGGAGATCTTGCTGATCGATGAGGCCGCGTCGCTTACGTACGTCGCGCCGGATCGAAAGACAGCCGAGGTAGTGAACGCGAATCTGAAGCGCATACTTAGCACCGCTCGCGCGGCGGGTATCGCTGTGCTGGCGGCGATGCAGGATCCTCGGAAAGAAGCGTTCCCTGTTCGCGATCTATTCACGCAGACTATAGCCCTCAGGTTTAGAACGAAGGATGATTCAGTTCTAGCTCTCGGGTCAGCAGCTTATGAGGCGGGCGCACACTGTGAACGTATTCCTCAGACACAAGCCGGCACGGGATACTCCATCGATGGAGACACCGGCAAAATCGTTCAGTTCCGCGCATTCTGGGTGTCCGATGAGACGATCCGAGAACTCGCACGTCGCTACCCTGGGCGAAAAGGCGAGGGGCAGTTGTGA
- a CDS encoding tyrosine-type recombinase/integrase, which translates to MSIERRENSSGVRWRVRLHVGGRVVADRTFTTKRAAEAWERQQKEALGGGSFVSPRQSRTPVSAVATAFLAARSGQVAPHTFRTDRDNLAALPPKFAARPVGSVTEADILALLTALLGTRAHSTVSRIRTTLSALWTWAVRERWTTTNPVRGVRMPPGAVQTHDGAPLTDSTLTAIISSQRERSPHGALITEWLSLTGLRWSELRALRVGDLQDLPFPAARVLRAQSDGYSEKAPKSVRGRRSVPLVARAHDIAREWAAGKGLTDYLATSATGRQLRGTYFRRAVAWTTTAPGHTIHDLRHYAASTWLRQGIPINQVATWLGDDPRTVLKVYAHVLGEAQDLEALRRLNSPLPSHSPECTSRHDPQEGGRPEEPSKAVPNQGKKCGDGGI; encoded by the coding sequence TTGAGTATCGAACGCCGTGAGAACTCATCAGGCGTGCGCTGGCGGGTGCGTCTTCACGTCGGGGGCCGCGTGGTCGCAGATCGCACGTTCACCACGAAGCGGGCAGCCGAGGCCTGGGAGCGGCAACAAAAAGAGGCGTTGGGTGGCGGCAGCTTCGTCTCGCCCCGCCAGTCGCGCACTCCGGTATCGGCTGTCGCCACCGCCTTCCTCGCAGCCCGCTCAGGGCAGGTCGCTCCGCACACGTTCCGCACCGACCGAGACAATCTAGCGGCGCTGCCGCCAAAGTTCGCCGCTCGGCCCGTCGGCTCCGTGACCGAGGCCGATATTCTCGCTCTGCTTACAGCTCTTCTTGGAACGCGCGCGCATTCGACCGTCTCCCGCATTCGTACGACGCTCTCCGCGCTGTGGACGTGGGCGGTGCGCGAGCGATGGACTACGACAAATCCAGTGCGAGGAGTACGGATGCCGCCCGGAGCGGTACAGACTCACGATGGTGCGCCGCTAACGGACTCGACGCTCACGGCGATAATCAGCTCTCAGCGCGAGCGGTCGCCGCACGGTGCGCTCATCACCGAATGGCTAAGTCTCACAGGACTCCGCTGGTCCGAGTTGCGGGCGCTGCGCGTTGGCGATCTGCAAGACCTCCCCTTCCCCGCCGCGCGTGTGCTCCGCGCGCAGAGTGACGGCTACTCGGAGAAGGCTCCAAAGTCGGTTCGTGGACGTCGCTCGGTGCCTCTCGTTGCTCGCGCGCATGACATCGCTCGGGAATGGGCGGCAGGCAAGGGATTGACGGACTATCTAGCGACCAGCGCAACCGGCCGCCAGCTGCGAGGCACATACTTCCGACGGGCAGTTGCCTGGACGACAACTGCTCCCGGCCACACGATCCACGACCTGCGGCACTATGCGGCGAGCACATGGCTCCGTCAGGGCATTCCGATCAACCAGGTTGCGACCTGGCTGGGGGACGATCCGCGCACTGTTCTGAAGGTGTACGCCCACGTTCTCGGAGAAGCGCAGGACTTGGAAGCGCTGCGCCGCCTGAACTCGCCGCTCCCCTCACACTCCCCTGAATGCACATCGAGACACGATCCGCAGGAAGGAGGGAGGCCGGAGGAACCGAGCAAAGCGGTTCCTAACCAGGGAAAAAAGTGCGGAGACGGAGGGATTTGA
- a CDS encoding diacylglycerol/lipid kinase family protein — protein MSVGGKRFAAVVYNPVKTDGDKLKKIFTEGAVEHGWDEPRFIETTVDDPGVAMAKDAVRDGASVVIAAGGDGTVRCVAEGLRSSGVPLAIVAAGTGNLLARNLDIPLSNVKQAMTIAYTGDDRTIDVGVAEVKSDDRATQEYVFLVMAGMGIDAQMIANTNDDLKKTVGWLAYADAVVRSLAGLKPFRIRYQLAESAPHGAHVSTILVANCGTLPAGIELLPDAKVDDGKLDLAVLQPKGVLGWVQVWRKVRWENGVLRRSSIGRRILKASEGRDSTITYLRSPMVTVKPDDPQELELDGDEVGTTTATRFTVDPLALTVKVPQAR, from the coding sequence ATGAGCGTCGGAGGCAAGCGGTTCGCGGCAGTCGTGTACAACCCGGTGAAGACCGACGGCGACAAGCTGAAGAAGATCTTCACCGAGGGCGCCGTGGAGCACGGGTGGGACGAGCCGCGCTTCATCGAGACGACCGTCGACGACCCCGGCGTCGCCATGGCGAAGGATGCGGTGCGAGACGGCGCATCGGTCGTGATCGCCGCGGGCGGCGACGGAACAGTGCGCTGCGTCGCGGAGGGCTTGCGTTCGAGCGGCGTTCCCCTCGCGATCGTGGCCGCGGGCACGGGCAACCTGCTCGCGCGCAACCTCGACATTCCGCTGAGCAACGTCAAGCAGGCCATGACCATCGCGTACACGGGCGACGACCGCACGATCGACGTGGGTGTCGCCGAGGTGAAGTCCGACGACCGCGCGACGCAGGAGTACGTGTTTCTCGTGATGGCGGGCATGGGCATCGACGCGCAGATGATCGCGAACACCAATGACGATCTGAAGAAGACCGTGGGGTGGTTGGCATATGCGGATGCTGTCGTGCGCTCGCTCGCGGGGCTGAAGCCGTTTCGCATTCGCTACCAGCTCGCCGAGTCGGCTCCGCACGGTGCCCACGTGAGCACCATCCTCGTGGCCAACTGCGGAACGCTTCCCGCCGGCATCGAGCTGCTGCCCGACGCCAAGGTCGACGACGGAAAGCTCGACCTCGCCGTGCTGCAGCCCAAGGGCGTTCTCGGCTGGGTGCAGGTGTGGCGCAAGGTTCGGTGGGAGAACGGCGTACTTCGCCGGTCAAGCATCGGTCGACGCATCTTGAAGGCGTCGGAGGGGCGCGACAGCACCATCACCTACCTGCGCTCCCCCATGGTGACGGTGAAGCCCGACGACCCGCAGGAGCTCGAGCTTGACGGTGACGAGGTGGGCACGACGACGGCCACGCGCTTCACGGTCGACCCGCTCGCGCTGACCGTGAAGGTGCCGCAGGCGCGCTGA
- a CDS encoding helix-turn-helix domain-containing protein yields the protein MSESPEKLWYTESELATLLRVHPSTVSRRVREGTLPFTPLVVGTRRVYPVAEVRRLAGLFA from the coding sequence ATGAGTGAGTCACCAGAAAAGCTCTGGTACACGGAATCTGAGCTTGCCACCCTGCTACGGGTGCACCCATCGACGGTGTCACGGCGGGTGCGCGAGGGCACTCTGCCGTTCACACCGTTGGTCGTCGGTACACGGCGCGTCTATCCCGTCGCCGAAGTCCGCCGCCTCGCGGGGCTGTTCGCTTGA